The following are encoded in a window of Helicobacter ganmani genomic DNA:
- the guaB gene encoding IMP dehydrogenase has protein sequence MRIRMRALTFEDVLLVPAYSEILPKEVSLQTKFSRNIALNAPLVSAAMDTVTEYSTAIAMARLGGIGIIHKNMDENSQVAQIKKVKKSESGVIIDPIYISPDSALFQAKAITDNYKISGVPVVDDKGNLIGILTNRDMRFETDLSRCVKEVMTKAPLITAREGTSLEEARNIMNKHKIEKLPIVNEKGVLKGLITIKDIQKRIEYPNSNKDDFGRLRVGAAIGVFQYDRAKALVDAGVDVLVLDSAHGHSKGIIETVKEIKKHLVVDIVAGNVATSEGAQALIDAGADGVKVGIGPGSICTTRIVAGVGVPQITAINEVAKVCQKAEIPVIADGGIKYSGDIAKALAAGASNVMIGSMLAGTEESPGETIIYQGRQYKNYRGMGSLGAMNKGSADRYFQEGTAQEKLVPEGIEGRVPYRGKIADVIHQMLGGLRSSMGYLGAKDIETLWEKAEFVEITQSGLRESHVHDVMITREAPNYHINH, from the coding sequence ATGAGAATTAGAATGCGTGCATTAACATTTGAAGATGTTTTATTAGTTCCTGCTTATTCAGAGATTTTGCCCAAAGAGGTTTCTTTGCAGACAAAATTTTCCCGCAATATTGCTTTGAATGCTCCATTGGTTTCTGCTGCAATGGATACCGTTACAGAATACAGCACTGCAATCGCAATGGCAAGGCTTGGAGGGATTGGGATTATCCATAAAAATATGGACGAAAACTCTCAAGTTGCACAGATTAAAAAAGTGAAAAAAAGCGAGAGCGGGGTGATTATTGACCCTATTTATATCAGCCCTGATTCTGCTTTGTTTCAGGCAAAGGCTATTACGGATAATTATAAAATCTCTGGTGTGCCTGTGGTAGATGATAAAGGAAATTTGATTGGAATCTTAACGAATCGGGATATGCGTTTTGAAACAGATTTGAGTCGTTGTGTCAAAGAAGTAATGACCAAAGCTCCGTTGATTACTGCTAGAGAAGGGACGAGTTTAGAAGAAGCACGTAATATTATGAATAAACATAAAATTGAAAAATTACCTATTGTTAATGAAAAGGGGGTTCTCAAAGGATTGATTACGATTAAGGATATTCAAAAGCGCATTGAATATCCAAACTCTAATAAAGACGATTTTGGACGCTTGCGCGTAGGGGCTGCAATTGGTGTTTTTCAATATGATAGAGCAAAAGCACTTGTAGATGCGGGAGTTGATGTATTGGTATTGGATTCTGCGCACGGACATAGCAAGGGAATTATAGAGACGGTAAAAGAAATCAAGAAACATTTGGTGGTGGATATTGTTGCAGGAAATGTCGCGACAAGTGAGGGAGCGCAAGCATTGATTGATGCAGGGGCTGATGGAGTGAAAGTAGGGATTGGACCTGGAAGTATTTGCACAACTAGAATTGTCGCAGGTGTAGGTGTGCCACAAATCACTGCAATTAATGAGGTGGCAAAAGTTTGTCAAAAAGCAGAGATTCCTGTCATCGCCGATGGAGGAATCAAGTATTCTGGAGATATTGCTAAGGCTTTGGCAGCGGGTGCTTCTAATGTGATGATTGGTAGCATGTTGGCAGGCACAGAAGAATCTCCTGGAGAAACCATTATTTATCAGGGAAGACAATACAAAAATTATCGTGGTATGGGAAGCTTGGGGGCAATGAATAAGGGGAGCGCGGATAGATATTTTCAAGAGGGAACAGCGCAAGAGAAGCTTGTGCCAGAAGGGATTGAAGGACGCGTGCCTTATAGAGGAAAGATTGCAGATGTGATTCATCAAATGCTAGGAGGTTTGCGCTCATCTATGGGATATTTGGGAGCAAAAGATATTGAAACCTTATGGGAAAAAGCAGAATTTGTAGAAATCACACAAAGCGGACTTAGAGAATCGCATGTGCATGATGTGATGATTACTAGAGAAGCACCGAATTATCATATCAATCATTAG
- the gatA gene encoding Asp-tRNA(Asn)/Glu-tRNA(Gln) amidotransferase subunit GatA: MPTLQDALKLDIDGIKALKNTLKEKIKASSLNAYIGEVQDYNNALLPIAIKDNINVKGWEITCGSNILQGYIAPYNATAIENLLKSSFAPFGRTNMDEFAMGSTTASSFYGRTLNPKNPNKVPGGSSGGSAAAVAGGIALAALGSDTGGSIRQPASFCGCVGLKPTYGRVSRYGLVAYSSSLDQIGPITQNVTDCAILYDAIAGYDKMDSTSANIESQSTFKNLNPNTQMTIAILPELLKDADTNVQNAYQKTIEILSKNGHKIIEKEMLDTSYIISAYYVICTAEASSNLARFDGVRYGNRAKDIGSLKELYLKTRSQGFGDEVKRRILLGSFVLSSGYYDAYYIKAQKVRTLIARQYNTILQDCDAILSPVAPSVAFGFEDCKTPLQMYLEDIYTIGINLAGLPALSLPVDEDEGLPIGMQLIGKAFSEQTLLDLALNLENTLR; the protein is encoded by the coding sequence ATTCCTACACTTCAAGATGCGCTCAAACTTGATATTGATGGCATTAAAGCACTTAAAAATACATTGAAAGAAAAGATAAAAGCAAGTTCTTTAAATGCTTATATTGGAGAGGTGCAAGATTATAACAACGCACTTCTACCGATTGCGATTAAGGACAATATCAATGTAAAGGGGTGGGAAATCACTTGTGGAAGCAATATTTTACAAGGCTATATCGCGCCTTATAATGCTACTGCGATAGAAAATCTCCTCAAATCTTCTTTTGCGCCTTTTGGACGCACAAATATGGACGAATTTGCAATGGGAAGTACGACCGCAAGTAGTTTTTATGGTAGGACACTCAACCCAAAAAACCCCAATAAAGTCCCCGGCGGAAGTAGTGGTGGCAGTGCGGCGGCAGTAGCGGGCGGAATTGCGCTTGCAGCACTTGGAAGTGATACAGGTGGAAGTATTCGTCAGCCTGCTAGTTTCTGTGGGTGTGTAGGGTTGAAGCCTACTTATGGAAGAGTGAGTCGCTATGGGTTGGTTGCTTATAGCTCAAGCCTAGACCAAATCGGACCTATTACGCAGAATGTTACAGATTGTGCGATTCTATATGATGCGATAGCGGGTTATGACAAAATGGATTCTACAAGCGCAAATATAGAATCTCAAAGCACTTTTAAAAATTTAAATCCAAACACTCAAATGACAATTGCAATTCTGCCAGAGCTCCTAAAAGACGCAGATACAAATGTCCAGAATGCTTATCAGAAAACGATTGAAATTTTGAGCAAAAATGGACATAAGATTATTGAAAAAGAAATGTTGGATACAAGCTATATCATCTCTGCTTATTATGTGATTTGCACTGCAGAGGCAAGTTCAAACTTAGCTCGTTTTGATGGTGTGCGCTATGGTAACCGCGCCAAAGACATTGGTAGTCTAAAGGAGCTGTATTTGAAAACGCGCTCGCAGGGTTTTGGTGATGAGGTGAAGCGTAGAATCTTGCTTGGCTCTTTTGTGTTAAGTAGTGGTTATTATGATGCGTATTATATTAAGGCGCAGAAAGTCCGCACACTGATTGCACGGCAATACAATACGATTTTGCAAGATTGTGATGCAATTCTCTCTCCTGTTGCTCCAAGCGTGGCGTTTGGGTTTGAGGATTGTAAAACACCTTTACAAATGTATTTAGAGGATATCTATACGATTGGGATTAATCTAGCAGGGCTTCCTGCACTCTCACTTCCCGTAGATGAGGACGAGGGATTACCAATAGGAATGCAGCTTATTGGCAAAGCATTTAGCGAACAAACTTTGCTAGATTTGGCATTAAATTTAGAAAACACCTTAAGATAA
- the pdxA gene encoding 4-hydroxythreonine-4-phosphate dehydrogenase: MKVAISIGDSNGIGLEILLKNHKRISKLCTPLYCVEKELLQEAARMLQIKLPKHLKCIAPNAKIPPIMPAKITKESGAYSYASFLSALNLTLQGKAKAFVTLPIHKKAWQLAGIPYVGHTEALRDLLKMKQKQAIMVLGSPKLYVALFTDHIPLQSVPQSIQVQSLKSFLLHFAPYVTKTPCGVLGLNPHAGDFGVLGKEEEAITQAINKANQTLKKQVFIGPLVPDTAFVGKHLRYYVAMYHDQGLIPLKTLYFKESINLTLNLPVIRTSVDHGTAFDIAYQNKADSTSYLNAVKEAVFRAKK, from the coding sequence ATGAAAGTCGCAATTAGTATTGGGGATTCTAATGGCATAGGCTTGGAGATTCTGCTTAAAAATCACAAGAGGATTTCTAAACTTTGCACTCCGCTTTATTGTGTAGAGAAAGAATTATTGCAAGAAGCGGCTAGAATGCTACAAATAAAACTACCCAAACATTTAAAGTGTATTGCCCCTAATGCCAAGATTCCTCCTATTATGCCTGCAAAAATCACCAAAGAGAGTGGCGCGTATTCTTATGCTAGTTTTTTGAGTGCGCTTAATCTCACATTGCAAGGTAAGGCAAAGGCATTCGTTACTTTGCCGATTCATAAAAAAGCGTGGCAATTAGCTGGGATTCCTTATGTGGGGCATACAGAAGCCTTACGAGATTTGCTAAAGATGAAGCAAAAGCAAGCTATAATGGTGTTAGGTTCGCCTAAACTTTATGTGGCACTTTTTACAGACCATATTCCATTGCAAAGTGTCCCACAATCCATTCAAGTGCAATCTCTGAAAAGTTTTTTGCTTCATTTCGCACCTTATGTTACAAAAACACCCTGTGGCGTGCTTGGTTTAAATCCGCACGCAGGAGATTTTGGGGTGCTAGGCAAGGAGGAGGAGGCAATTACGCAAGCAATTAATAAAGCAAATCAAACGCTTAAAAAACAAGTTTTTATAGGACCTCTTGTGCCGGATACTGCATTTGTGGGTAAGCATCTGCGTTATTATGTCGCAATGTATCACGACCAAGGCTTGATTCCACTCAAAACTTTATATTTTAAAGAAAGCATTAATCTAACGCTTAATCTGCCAGTTATTCGCACTTCTGTGGATCACGGCACAGCATTTGATATTGCTTATCAAAACAAAGCGGACTCTACAAGCTATTTGAATGCGGTAAAAGAAGCGGTTTTCCGTGCTAAGAAATGA